Proteins encoded within one genomic window of Haladaptatus sp. QDMS2:
- a CDS encoding SDR family oxidoreductase: MTKTVLITGCSSGIGRATAQEFLDTEWEVYATARDTEDIEGLETAGAHTARLDVTRSAHVERVVERIVEEQGRIDCLVNNAGYGKLGPVEDVTPQEAQQQFDVNVFGPHRLIRSVLPHMREEGDGTIINVSSVLGRISMPGTGIYSGSKFALEAMSDALRVEVDEFGIDVVLVEPGPVKTKFNDRVEDELDELERTAAYEGFYELFDDTVLIGSDTFGAVTPERVAEDIVEAAFSPNPHTRYQVGKPAELGEYARFIPANWIDFLYRQARRFL; the protein is encoded by the coding sequence ATGACGAAGACGGTCCTCATCACTGGGTGTTCTTCCGGCATCGGCCGTGCCACCGCACAGGAGTTTCTCGATACGGAGTGGGAAGTGTACGCCACGGCCCGCGACACAGAAGACATCGAGGGGCTCGAAACCGCCGGTGCTCACACTGCTCGCCTCGACGTCACCCGCAGTGCGCACGTCGAACGCGTCGTCGAACGCATCGTCGAAGAACAGGGACGCATCGACTGTCTGGTCAACAACGCCGGCTACGGGAAACTCGGCCCGGTAGAGGACGTGACACCACAGGAGGCTCAACAACAGTTTGACGTGAACGTCTTTGGCCCCCACCGCCTCATCCGCTCCGTCCTGCCGCACATGCGCGAGGAGGGCGACGGAACCATCATCAACGTCTCCTCGGTACTCGGGCGCATCTCCATGCCCGGAACCGGCATCTACAGCGGGTCGAAGTTCGCCCTCGAAGCCATGTCCGACGCGCTTCGCGTCGAAGTAGACGAGTTCGGAATCGATGTCGTCCTCGTCGAACCCGGTCCGGTCAAGACGAAATTCAACGACCGCGTCGAAGACGAACTCGACGAACTCGAACGAACGGCAGCCTACGAAGGGTTCTACGAACTGTTCGACGACACCGTGCTCATCGGCAGTGACACCTTCGGCGCAGTCACACCAGAGCGCGTGGCAGAAGACATTGTCGAGGCGGCGTTCTCACCGAATCCACACACTCGTTACCAGGTCGGCAAACCCGCCGAGTTGGGCGAATACGCCCGGTTTATCCCTGCGAACTGGATCGACTTCCTGTACCGCCAGGCGCGTCGTTTCCTCTAG